A part of Pirellulaceae bacterium genomic DNA contains:
- the topA gene encoding type I DNA topoisomerase — MSDRKSLVIVESPAKARTISKFLGKEFVVEASIGHIRDLPRSSELPDEYKKKDWAYLAVNTEEDFQPVYVVPADKKKQVAKLKQQLKECKDLYLATDEDREGEAISWHLQEVLKPKVPVRRLVFHEITREAIQSALANSREIDEALVRAQETRRILDRLYGFDVSRILWFKVRPKLSAGRVQSVAVRLIVDRERERMAFHSATYADLVAGLATQSSSPFNATLISYQGRSIPSGKDFDPATGQLKDPALLWLNLQQAQELADQLRAKPFHVRSVEVKPFAERPKPPFTTSTLQQEANRKLGFTARRTMQIAQYLYENGHITYMRTDSTALSNEAVKAARELVRQEYGDGFLHDSVRVYATKVKNAQEAHEAIRPAGNTFELPRVVRGVLNDEQFKLFDMIWKRTIACQMADARKRRVIATIEADGAVFQASGTTIEFEGFLRAYVEGTDNPEEALAEQEVLLPEMQADQVLDCRSLEAKSHTTQPPARYTEASLTRTLEERGIGRPSTYASIIDTIQNRDYVFKKGSALVPTWTAFTVVRMLEEHFGSLVDYDFTAQMEESLDEISRDERDYLDYLRNFYFGNESAAGLKPLLASKLGEIDPKVTSRYSLGKPADSGSDTEVFVRDGRFGPFIEHGDRKASIPQGLAPDELTLAKALELLQGAAQAEQPLGHCPDSGKPIYIKNGRFGTYIQLGDNDDPEKRNASLLRGMTGDQIDLALALKLLSLPRDLGPHPTLGESITVLNGKFGPYIKCGSENRSLPTGLSPLDITADQAIELLNQPKTRGRGAAKREPIKSFAESPVTGNIVQVLDGRFGAYVTDGTTNATVPKDSDPSQLTFEAALDLLATRAAMGGGKKKVARRGGAAKESTGTKRATKKKTPANKGTKKATKKTTKKSVKKANDS, encoded by the coding sequence ATGAGTGACCGAAAATCCCTTGTAATTGTCGAATCGCCCGCCAAGGCACGCACAATTTCCAAGTTCCTAGGCAAAGAATTTGTCGTGGAAGCCAGTATTGGCCACATTCGAGATTTGCCTCGTTCTTCCGAGTTGCCAGACGAATACAAGAAAAAGGACTGGGCTTACCTGGCCGTCAACACGGAGGAAGATTTCCAGCCGGTCTATGTGGTTCCAGCCGACAAAAAAAAGCAGGTGGCCAAGCTCAAGCAGCAACTGAAGGAGTGCAAAGACCTGTATCTGGCGACTGACGAAGACCGCGAAGGTGAGGCCATAAGCTGGCACCTGCAAGAGGTGCTCAAACCCAAGGTGCCAGTACGTAGATTGGTTTTCCACGAGATAACTCGTGAAGCCATTCAAAGTGCATTGGCGAACTCGCGGGAAATCGATGAAGCCCTGGTGAGGGCTCAAGAAACACGGCGAATTCTGGATCGTCTGTATGGTTTTGACGTCTCTCGCATTCTGTGGTTTAAGGTCCGCCCAAAATTGTCGGCAGGCCGAGTTCAAAGTGTGGCCGTGCGACTGATCGTTGACCGCGAGCGCGAGCGCATGGCGTTCCATAGTGCCACCTACGCGGACTTGGTGGCAGGCTTGGCTACACAGTCCAGCAGTCCATTTAACGCAACTCTGATCAGTTACCAGGGTCGATCGATCCCTTCTGGCAAGGATTTCGATCCCGCTACGGGGCAACTGAAAGACCCCGCGTTGCTGTGGCTGAATCTGCAACAGGCACAGGAATTGGCGGATCAATTGCGGGCCAAGCCGTTCCATGTGCGATCAGTGGAAGTTAAGCCGTTTGCGGAGCGCCCCAAGCCGCCGTTCACCACAAGTACGCTGCAGCAAGAGGCCAATCGCAAGCTCGGCTTTACCGCTCGACGGACCATGCAAATCGCCCAGTATCTGTATGAAAACGGGCATATTACCTACATGCGTACCGACTCGACCGCGTTATCCAACGAAGCGGTCAAAGCGGCTCGCGAACTGGTGCGTCAGGAATACGGTGATGGCTTTTTGCACGACAGCGTTCGCGTTTATGCCACCAAAGTCAAGAATGCTCAGGAGGCACACGAAGCCATTCGGCCAGCAGGCAATACGTTCGAATTGCCACGTGTTGTGAGAGGTGTGTTGAACGACGAACAGTTCAAATTATTCGATATGATCTGGAAGCGGACTATCGCCTGCCAGATGGCCGACGCCCGCAAACGCCGCGTGATCGCGACTATCGAAGCCGATGGAGCCGTGTTCCAGGCCAGCGGCACGACCATCGAATTTGAAGGATTCCTGCGAGCGTATGTAGAAGGCACGGATAATCCCGAAGAGGCCCTGGCCGAACAGGAGGTGCTGTTGCCGGAAATGCAGGCTGACCAGGTGCTCGATTGCCGCAGCCTGGAAGCCAAGTCGCATACGACTCAGCCCCCGGCCCGATATACCGAAGCCTCGTTGACACGGACTTTGGAAGAGCGCGGTATTGGTCGTCCCAGCACCTATGCATCGATCATCGATACGATTCAAAATCGCGACTATGTGTTCAAGAAGGGCAGCGCACTCGTGCCTACCTGGACGGCATTTACCGTCGTGCGAATGCTGGAGGAGCATTTCGGCTCGCTAGTGGACTACGATTTTACTGCGCAGATGGAAGAATCGTTGGACGAAATTAGTCGCGATGAACGAGACTACTTGGACTACTTGCGCAACTTCTATTTTGGCAATGAGAGCGCCGCTGGGCTCAAGCCGCTGCTGGCGTCGAAGTTGGGAGAAATCGATCCCAAGGTCACCAGTCGCTATTCTTTGGGCAAGCCCGCCGATTCCGGCAGTGATACTGAAGTCTTTGTCCGCGACGGTCGTTTCGGACCATTTATCGAACACGGCGATCGCAAGGCCAGTATTCCACAGGGATTGGCACCCGACGAATTGACACTGGCTAAGGCGCTTGAGCTGTTGCAGGGGGCGGCACAGGCCGAGCAGCCGCTGGGGCATTGTCCCGATTCAGGCAAGCCGATCTACATCAAGAACGGTCGCTTTGGAACCTACATTCAGTTAGGCGACAACGACGATCCCGAAAAGCGCAACGCCAGTTTGCTGCGCGGAATGACGGGTGACCAAATTGACTTGGCTTTGGCCCTAAAGCTGTTGTCGCTACCGCGCGATTTGGGGCCACATCCAACCCTAGGAGAGTCCATCACGGTGCTCAATGGAAAATTTGGGCCATACATCAAATGCGGCAGCGAGAATCGAAGCCTTCCCACAGGTTTGTCGCCTCTGGACATCACCGCCGATCAGGCAATCGAGCTGTTGAATCAGCCCAAGACCCGTGGTCGTGGAGCTGCCAAGCGCGAGCCGATCAAAAGTTTTGCCGAGTCGCCAGTCACCGGAAATATCGTACAGGTCTTGGATGGTCGCTTTGGTGCCTATGTCACCGATGGCACCACCAACGCCACGGTCCCTAAAGACTCCGACCCCAGTCAATTGACGTTTGAAGCTGCGCTGGACCTGTTGGCGACGCGAGCTGCAATGGGTGGCGGAAAGAAGAAGGTTGCTAGACGTGGCGGGGCTGCCAAAGAGTCAACTGGCACCAAGCGAGCCACCAAGAAGAAAACGCCGGCCAACAAAGGCACCAAAAAGGCAACTAAAAAGACGACCAAGAAGTCTGTCAAAAAGGCTAACGACAGTTAG
- the hemW gene encoding radical SAM family heme chaperone HemW — translation MFSNVIETIPRSVYVHVPFCRRRCGYCNFTLIAGRDDLMAAYLDCLERELRRQLHGPHPVQTLFVGGGTPTHLPAEHLCRLLELLNQWLPVQPGGEYSCEANPLDCSPQLLGLLREGGVNRLSVGGQSFSDPKLQRLERDHSGRQLIGALELAAQYFENLSLDLIFASPGESLQDWQQDLVQALQLPLTHLSTYGLTIERGAAFYGLAQRGQLSEVPTEIQLEMYLHTLDQLGDHGWQHYEVSNFCLPGFQCRHNVAYWRGQSWLAFGPGAASLLASDWAECIDEHATARLEVQWALSTNHRSTTQYVKRLRSGQSPIAEQEWLDRQQVLRQRLVFGLRQLAGVDLRQLAIDWGQPVEPLLEPQLSRYLEQGWLELVGNQLRLTRAGLVVSDSLWPDWLFG, via the coding sequence ATGTTTAGCAATGTGATTGAAACAATCCCCCGATCTGTCTATGTGCATGTGCCCTTTTGCCGTCGTCGCTGTGGCTATTGCAATTTCACGTTGATCGCCGGTCGCGATGATTTAATGGCGGCCTATCTGGACTGCCTTGAGCGGGAACTCCGTCGGCAATTGCATGGTCCGCATCCGGTGCAAACCCTGTTTGTAGGCGGCGGAACGCCAACGCATCTGCCAGCCGAGCATCTGTGCAGATTGCTTGAGCTGTTAAATCAGTGGTTGCCTGTGCAACCAGGCGGCGAGTATTCTTGCGAAGCCAATCCACTGGATTGCTCGCCACAGTTGCTCGGTCTGCTGCGCGAGGGCGGCGTCAATCGGTTGAGTGTTGGCGGACAATCGTTCAGCGATCCGAAGCTGCAGCGTCTGGAACGCGATCATAGTGGCCGCCAGTTAATTGGCGCCTTGGAATTGGCCGCACAGTATTTCGAGAACCTGTCGCTGGATCTCATATTCGCCTCGCCAGGCGAATCGCTGCAGGACTGGCAGCAGGATTTGGTGCAGGCGCTCCAGCTACCGCTGACTCACTTGTCCACCTATGGCTTAACGATCGAGCGCGGCGCGGCTTTTTATGGACTTGCACAGCGCGGGCAATTGTCGGAAGTGCCCACCGAAATTCAGCTCGAGATGTATTTGCATACGCTCGATCAGCTTGGCGACCACGGGTGGCAGCACTATGAAGTCTCCAATTTTTGTCTGCCAGGTTTTCAGTGTCGTCACAATGTGGCCTATTGGCGCGGTCAATCCTGGCTGGCCTTTGGACCGGGGGCCGCTAGCCTTCTAGCCAGCGACTGGGCTGAATGTATAGATGAACATGCAACAGCCCGGTTGGAAGTACAGTGGGCCTTATCTACGAATCACCGCAGTACCACACAGTACGTCAAACGCCTTCGGTCCGGCCAGTCGCCGATTGCAGAACAAGAATGGTTAGATCGCCAACAGGTATTGCGCCAGCGTTTGGTATTCGGATTGAGGCAGTTAGCTGGTGTCGACCTCAGGCAGCTAGCCATTGATTGGGGGCAGCCCGTCGAGCCGTTGCTGGAGCCACAATTGAGTCGCTATTTGGAGCAGGGATGGTTAGAGCTGGTTGGCAACCAGTTGAGGTTAACTCGCGCCGGTCTGGTGGTCAGCGACAGCCTATGGCCAGATTGGCTGTTCGGGTAG
- the truD gene encoding tRNA pseudouridine(13) synthase TruD, whose amino-acid sequence MKLKSLPDDFQVSEVVQLTTGNGPFALYELHKRSLGTPEAIQAVLRSWNLPRQKISYAGLKDRHATTVQFITIHHGPKQDLTQRSFELRYVGQVQRPIGAKDIVANRFSILIRGIARGRQADLATRLHAIQNFGVVNYFDDQRFGSLGVSGRFIAEPWCKGDYEAALWLAIAEPNSHDRPRERQQKEILRQSWGQWPRCKQGLDRSHRRSIVTYLVDHPTDFRRAIGLLRSDLRSLYVAAFQSALWNQWLSRIIAQRCGTWGRHYHSAIGALALPNLQPDTGCTLVEELQWLSALQLPLPSARQHDWPPELVSVLDDVLAQYDLQRSQIRLKYPRDTFFSKGQRNCWLRPRDLQSHWTDDSINLDCLALSLSFDLPRGAYATMLIKQLQTTS is encoded by the coding sequence ATGAAGCTGAAATCCTTGCCTGACGACTTTCAGGTTAGCGAAGTCGTCCAGCTGACGACCGGAAATGGCCCGTTTGCACTGTATGAATTGCATAAGCGTTCCTTGGGAACACCAGAAGCGATTCAAGCCGTCTTGCGCAGTTGGAATCTGCCTCGTCAAAAGATCAGCTACGCCGGACTGAAAGATCGCCACGCCACGACAGTTCAGTTCATTACCATCCACCATGGCCCCAAACAAGACTTAACTCAGCGCTCGTTTGAATTGCGCTATGTCGGACAGGTCCAGCGTCCAATTGGCGCCAAGGACATCGTCGCCAATCGCTTTAGCATTCTGATACGCGGAATTGCTCGAGGGCGGCAAGCGGACTTAGCGACGCGACTACACGCCATTCAAAATTTCGGGGTAGTCAACTACTTCGACGACCAACGTTTCGGATCTTTAGGGGTTTCTGGACGCTTCATCGCCGAGCCATGGTGCAAAGGCGACTACGAAGCGGCCTTGTGGCTGGCAATTGCCGAACCCAACTCACATGATCGCCCGCGCGAGCGGCAGCAGAAAGAGATTCTTCGCCAGTCATGGGGACAATGGCCACGCTGCAAGCAAGGACTCGATCGTTCGCACCGTCGCAGCATCGTCACTTATTTGGTCGACCATCCGACCGACTTTCGTAGAGCCATTGGACTATTGCGTAGCGATCTACGCAGTCTGTACGTCGCGGCCTTCCAAAGCGCTCTATGGAACCAGTGGCTCAGCCGAATCATTGCCCAACGCTGCGGCACTTGGGGGCGACACTACCATTCTGCCATTGGAGCATTGGCGCTGCCAAACCTACAGCCTGATACCGGGTGCACGCTAGTTGAGGAGCTACAGTGGCTGAGCGCTTTGCAGTTACCACTTCCGTCCGCCCGCCAACACGATTGGCCACCTGAACTTGTCAGCGTGTTGGACGATGTATTAGCTCAGTACGATTTGCAGAGAAGCCAAATTCGCTTGAAATATCCACGCGACACCTTCTTTTCCAAAGGTCAGCGAAACTGTTGGCTGCGACCGCGTGACCTGCAAAGTCACTGGACTGATGATTCGATCAATCTTGACTGTCTAGCGCTCAGCTTGAGTTTTGACCTACCACGTGGCGCCTACGCCACCATGCTGATCAAGCAATTGCAAACCACATCGTAA